The following is a genomic window from Vitis vinifera cultivar Pinot Noir 40024 chromosome 6, ASM3070453v1.
ATGCTTCTCCGAATGTTAGCAGTAACAGTAGCGAGAGGAGTAACAATGGCCATGGTAGCAGTGAAGAGGGAGATGGGGATGGGAGAAGTGGAAATGGCAGAAGGTCTACGTTCAGGTGGCCTTTTACCAGTTTATTTTCTTCCCAAGGATCACAAACTAGCAATGGGAATTCCTCATCATCAGGAGCAAATGCACCAGGGAGTGCATCTAGGGCGAATGAGAATTGAGTACATCTTACTTGACTTTTATCATCTTCTCCCCCTTTATGTTGTTTGCCTTgtgtacatattttttttttttttttcttcacttgcCAAACATGAATGAATCTTGAATGGAAGAACAAATTGTGATTATCGGGTGTATCTATACATATTTTGCCCTTGGATTTCACCTCTTCTTTGCTTGTACTTACGGCTGCTTTGAAAGGTTCAACAAATATTGTTAATGCGAATGGATTGATTATCTTCCTCTTTGAATTGGTAAGGAAGTGGACCAGACTCTTCAGCACCGAAGAGAGTCGTCTCTGACTCTTCCCATTAACTCCCCAGCTGGAAGATGTTGAATCTGTGTAACctcttaattgtttttttcttgtgGAAACTTGAAAGAAAGGTTTGTAATAACACATCTCCATCACTCCCTACCTAACCTTTTACcattcacaaataaaaaaccCCTCAAGTTGCCGACAGGCAAAGTCGTCATCCCACAACCGTTCCACCATTCTTGaattccatttttcatttttcatttgaaaaaaattaattaatccgTCTTGTCAATTTGTTTGGTTAGAAGTTTGAACCGCCTTCTTCTTTattacattttcattttctttggtccTTTGGGCTCCCTCCAGCTCCAGGTCGCTTTTCCTTTTAGGTTGCTTTTGCCTTTGGCTACTGAAAAGAACAGAACAGGGGTACAGGGGTACAGGGGTTGCTCTTGTGCCTTGCCTTTGctttcaaaacaaagaaaagacaCAGAATTCCCATTCAAATGATGACCCAACAGTCAACGGTATCAAAGAATACTCTATTGTTAGCAAAATCACATTGATAACAACTATCAGAGTTCCTTTAGGCAAAAAATTGGAACCAGGACAAAGCCCTAGTTCAGGACTCGGACAGAAACTACTATTCAGCATATGGAGTCTTCTCCACCAAAAAAATTGTGGCAAACTGGCAAAATTAGAAGCACTTTTTCCCCTTCAGTAGGGAAAGGGAAAACAGATAGCTGGTCATAGCGGAAACAATATCACTTCACGGTCAAGATCTTGATCACAGATGCAGAACCAACGCGGTGCAGAGCCACGAGGGAATCTCCTTTCTTGCAGAATCCCTTTGCCTTGGCATGTTGAATGGCAAACTCCAGTGCTTCCTCTGTTGTCTCTGCATGAGAAGCCCTAGCAGATGCAGCACTTAAAACTGGAACCAGACCCCGGAAAATGAGGCTATGCCTTGCTGGAGCTTCATCACTGCATGACCAATCAAAGGAATCGGTCTTTATCTCAGGGACAACCACAGACAAAATGGGCATGCCCGGCCTGTACTTAGCCACCAGTTTTGCAGTACTTCCTCCTCTGGTTAAGACCAATATGAGAGCTGCTCTTGCCGAGTTGGCTGTTCTAACTGCCGAAGCAGCCAGGCTCTCCAATGGGCTCATGGGTACGGGGGCATTTTTCATGATCCTTTTGAAGACATCTCCATAGTCGAGTGTGCTCTCTGCTTCGATGCATATTTTTGCCATGGTCCGAACTGCAAGTTCTGGGTAAGCTCCAGCAGCTGTTTCACCACTCAGCATCACACAGTCTGTACCATCAAGAACTGCATTGGCAACATCAGTGGCTTCAGCTCGAGTTGGCCGGGGAGATTTGATCATGGACTCCAGCATCTGGGTTGCAGTCACAACAGGCTTTCCTTGAATGTTGCACTTGTAGACCATCACTTTCTGGGCTAAAAATATCTTTTCTATTGGGATTTCCATTCCCAGATCACCTCGTGCCACCATAAATGCATCTGAATTTGCAAGGATTTCATCAAAATTTGCCACCCCTTCTTGATTTTCAACCTaccaaacaaattttaaagCAAATACCAGGCATCAGAAATGAGAAAGATTACTCTACTGTAAATTCACAACTTAATTaaaccttcaatttttttctgtAAAAATCAAGCTACCTTCGACATGAGGAGGATATTCTTGGCATGCTTCCCCAGCAGCTTCCGAACCTCAACAAGATCTGAACCTTTGCGCACAAAAGACAGAGCAATCATGTCAATTTTATTGGGAACTCCCCAGTTTAGGATATCTTCCTTGTCTTTCTCTGTCAAAGTTGGAAGATCAACGATGACCCCTGGAAGATTAACATTCTTCCTCTCGCCAAGAACAGCAGAATTCTCGCAGCGGCAGCAAACCAAACCCTTTTGTTTATCACAAGATAGGACTGTGAATGTGATGGTGCCATCAGCACAGAGTATGACACTATCAGGTTTTACATCTTCAGCCAACTTTTTGTAGCTCATGCAAATCATTTTCTCATCACCCTTTATGTTATAGTCAGTGGATATGGTGATCTCTTGGCCTTGCTTCAGATGGATGGGCTTTTCATCCTTCAAAAACCCGGTTCGAATTTCTGGACCCTGTTTGACATTTGCAGATGAAATAAACAATTGGGAAAATTccactttaattttttagttcTCAATTTGATGATACCATAACCACAAAGAAGCTCGTCATGAGAGATGGCTAGGCTAGCTAGCTTGGATCACagaaaaaaccaaagaaacagACAACAGGGCCAAAgaacaagcaaaaaaaacataacataacAAAACACCACCACCCCTGCTTCCAACATCATCTCAAACACTGCAAAAAACTGCTTTTGGTGCTTGATGATTTAACAATGTTTTGATTGCAATTGCCAAGAAAGCTACCGATTTAGGAATCAAAAAACCAGCCAACAGTACTACAACAACTTAAATTGGCCCCTTATTAATAAGCTTTTAATCCTACATAAACGATAACATTTTTACTAATGCTTGTTTCAAATAAGCAACAACAATGATTAAAATAACTGAAATCCAATCAAGCAGTCTGAGGCAGATGGTCAAATTTGAGTTTATGAGTCAATTCCTAGGAGAACAAAAGGAGATAAAAGGCAAAACAGGAGATTATTTTCATGTTGAAGCAGTGGGGTGAAATTGATAGAGGTGGTGAACTATTGAGCAAGTGGACAACATCGGGGTATGACTACTGCTAAGCCCATTTTCTCACCAAACAGTCAGCCACAGTATTTTCAGGAATTAGGATTATACATATAGACTCTGTTTTCATTCATGACTAGATTAGGAAAATGGAAACCAAACCCCCTTCTATGATTACAAAATTCAAACTTGGCATGACAAGTGGAAAAGTAATTAATCAGGAAATATATACAGAATGCTTAGTAAAGGGAAACaagaatagaagaaaattagGACATGTTTGATGATACTTTTTAAAACACTTGAGATCACTTCTCAACAACAGTTGTTactgtttttagtttttacatatgaaaaattgtttcttttaactttattcttcattcttaattgttttttactttttacataTGAAGAACCATTTTCTCAACTTGTTCTCCATTCTCTActgtttttaaatatgaaaaacaattttttttttttttaattctccaCAAAGGTTTTGTCCGCTTGTAAATAATGGAGAAAATCCACAACAACTTAAATTTGTCATACAAAATATTTTCGAAACAAATTCCCGAAATAATATATTCTCTTAAAAGaagaatgctttttttttttttggttctgaTAAACGTAAAACTGTTATCAACGTTTTCAAACAGATCCTCAGCCCGCAGATGCAGGGAAACAAACAGAAAAGCTGTTGTGAGAAATCATTTGCATTCAAATGAATGAAACCTCTAACTGTTGTGAATTTCTATAGACACACAGATATATGTATATAGATGGATGAAAACGTTAATTTCCAAGAAGATCTAAAAAAGAGAACAGACGGAAACAAAGGAGAAGGGAGAAAGGCAATGGATGGATGGatgaataaatgaaaagaagaagaagagagagagagagagagagagagagaatggaaAACCTTGGTATCGAGCATAACAGCACATAGAATACCGGTGGAGTCCATGGCGGCGCGGAGGTTACTAAGGGTTTCCAGGTGATATTCATGGGAGCCATGGGAGAAGTTGAATCTGGCAACGTTCATTCCGGCCCTCAAGAGCTTCTCGAGCATGGGCACCGATCTACACGCTGGCCCTAGCGTGCACACGATCTTCGTCTTGGGCCTCTTCTCCACATCCACCACCACCGTTTTCTTCTCCATCGccatttctcttgtttttttttgatgggatgggaaaaagaaaaatataaggaaggaaggaagaatGAAGTGGTTTATTGAATAGAGAAGGAAAGGGTGGAACCGTGGAAGGAAGAAGTAGGGGGTGCGCTTACCTTGGTTTTCGGCCTCTCGCCCTTTTTATGGGATCTCAACTCTAATTCATTACTACGTATGAGAGTATGATGCATGATGCATCACATGCTTTGCACGTGAGTTTTGTACTTTTGAACTTTTTCACGCGGCGACTGGTAATGGTCCAAATTTTGCATTTtggactttttctttttcagaagagaaggagaaagagaaggagaagaaggggAAGAAGAGGCGGTGTTTGAGACGCTTTTGACTTTCTATTAAGAAATATGTGGGGCGACCCCCAAGTTCCTAACACACAGACCAACAACAAGGGAGACGtgttcatcaatcaagcaacaaAATATAAAAGCTGATTCACCATACATGTATATGTACAGAAATATGAGTTGGAAGGGGGTCAGACTCAAAGACTCGTGCGTCTTGCCGGCTTATGTTGACATTTTCCCTGGGGCCAAACACGATCCCTTTCATATTGTTATTTCTTTATCTTTAatgctatttatttatttatttgtcagCCACTATCAACCAAATAACCCAATTGGGGATTAGTGATTTTGTACGTTGGCAGGCATTCTCATTGTGTCTTGGTCCTCCCACATTCTTTATTTTCCACTGCCCCAAACCAATGTTCCAAATTtgttcttcaaaaatattttctcactGTCAGACACATCTTTGCCAGAAAAGCATTCTTTCAGATTTTACTTTGAAAATATTACCAAACAAACCATTATCGCAGTTTTCATTAAAAGAACCTTGGGTTCACAATTGTCTATCCAAATCCAAATAGACCCTTGGTGAAGTACCGAGGATGAAGTGAAAATTTCATCATGATGTTGAATATTTGATAAAGAGTCCCAATAAACATTTCTGCCCTTTAATTGTTTGATTACTATGTCATTATTCTAAACTCAATTCGAAAAGATTAGAACAGTGTGAAGAACATCAAGATCAGGTTAGCTGAGCTTGACTCTCACCACTACTCCAAAGCCTCAATATCAAGCGAGCTCCAGTAACATTAAAATTCCAGGATCCACTTCAAATCTTTTGCTTCAAATTTCTTCAGCCAACCTTGCTCAGAAGGGCTGCCAATATGTGTCTCTTTTATCTTTCAAGATGGGCAATGATGAATCAATTTAAGCAGTCAGCAAAAGTCTGGGGTAAATCCATTCCATCCCAGACAGATTAGAGTTCATCACGGCCCTGAGGTTGTTCCTGGTTCATCAACTCTAGTTTCTGTTGTAGTTCCTGCAACATTTCACCATTGGGCTATCCAGTGCAGAAGATAGAAACAGCAAATTGAACATTTGGTAGAAAGAACTAACCTTCAGCTTTTCTTCTAGGCAAAGAGCTGGGGTGGATAACAATGCCACATATCTGCCATGATAAAATACAAGTCAGAGAGAAACACTATGTATCTGCCTTGACAAGAGGTTAGTTACAAAAATAGAGCCTTACTCGCATCTGCTTGGTTCATCAACATCAGTAACCTCATTTTTCAACCCACATCTTAGCTTGACCtgttaaaaagggaaaagggaaaagggaaaagggaaaaaaattgtaGATCATCCATTAAACAAAGGCCTATTAGCTCATGACCCATTTACTATTAGATGAATCAGAGGACTTCCCACTatccaaaacaaatgaaaacataaCCAATCATTTGCAgttcaaggaaaaaaacaaaagatattaCCCAAAACATCATTAGATGTCACCAGGCTATACCTGCAAAACTTAACATTTCACACTGACTAGACTCGGGGTATACCTACCAGTTCAAAAGCTAGTTAAAGGTGCAAGGCAGTCGTGTCACCATTATTATAAACCAATGAATACATGATCCAATGTAAGAACATTATGGTCGTTACCTTCAAACTCCTATCAGGTCCATTCCAGCATTTTTCGCCATTTGAAAACAGCATAGTTCTGTATGAATCTTCAAATTTATCCCAGCGCCTATTTGCAgataatgaaagaaagaaaatgctcAGTAAGCAAATCAAGACGAAAGAAAACATGCAACTTTCAAGAAAAAGACATGTAGGAAAAACAGGTCACCTCATACGATGAACATACAATAGATATTAGTAAggggtaaaataaaatattcccaGAATATAGTGTCAGGAGGAGAATAATGGGATATTTAGTTTATCCAGTAGTATTGGCCATGATTTGGCAGCCAGTCAACTAAGAAGAGGAGAGACTAATGATGTAAAAGCACGAGGATGAGTCTGATCAGTCAAGGAGATCTTTCATCATGAGGACTCAATCTTAGAATCCTTATTAGGGTGTGATCTATGAGCAATTTGATTGAAGACAGATAAACTACTGC
Proteins encoded in this region:
- the LOC100255318 gene encoding pyruvate kinase, cytosolic isozyme, yielding MAMEKKTVVVDVEKRPKTKIVCTLGPACRSVPMLEKLLRAGMNVARFNFSHGSHEYHLETLSNLRAAMDSTGILCAVMLDTKGPEIRTGFLKDEKPIHLKQGQEITISTDYNIKGDEKMICMSYKKLAEDVKPDSVILCADGTITFTVLSCDKQKGLVCCRCENSAVLGERKNVNLPGVIVDLPTLTEKDKEDILNWGVPNKIDMIALSFVRKGSDLVEVRKLLGKHAKNILLMSKVENQEGVANFDEILANSDAFMVARGDLGMEIPIEKIFLAQKVMVYKCNIQGKPVVTATQMLESMIKSPRPTRAEATDVANAVLDGTDCVMLSGETAAGAYPELAVRTMAKICIEAESTLDYGDVFKRIMKNAPVPMSPLESLAASAVRTANSARAALILVLTRGGSTAKLVAKYRPGMPILSVVVPEIKTDSFDWSCSDEAPARHSLIFRGLVPVLSAASARASHAETTEEALEFAIQHAKAKGFCKKGDSLVALHRVGSASVIKILTVK